A single Campylobacter hyointestinalis subsp. hyointestinalis DNA region contains:
- a CDS encoding DUF4198 domain-containing protein has protein sequence MYKKLFLVAVISTVTTLCAHQVITENIGTNKFEVKFWAHGDFVPYKANQLIAANAYDLNSKEIKTGINYHFGENKTPEVITAAKPAIITSAFDAGYWVESDKGGAFVDGGKSAANGVVFSTSRSVKLGKTYFSWNPNLTSPIGLKLEVIALSDPFKLKIGDYLPVLVLKNGAPIKGIGFEVGKEESKVITNEFGIAQIEIKEKGLNIIAAIDSEQELQDPNANTLLLQSSISFELK, from the coding sequence CAGTGATAAGCACTGTCACAACACTTTGTGCTCATCAAGTTATTACGGAAAATATCGGTACAAATAAATTCGAGGTGAAGTTTTGGGCTCATGGAGACTTTGTTCCATATAAGGCAAATCAACTAATAGCAGCAAATGCTTATGATTTAAATTCAAAAGAAATTAAAACCGGCATAAATTATCATTTTGGAGAAAATAAAACTCCAGAGGTTATTACTGCTGCAAAACCAGCTATCATAACAAGCGCATTCGACGCCGGATATTGGGTAGAGAGTGATAAAGGTGGAGCTTTTGTAGATGGTGGAAAAAGTGCGGCAAATGGTGTAGTATTTTCAACTTCTAGAAGTGTTAAATTAGGTAAAACATATTTTTCGTGGAATCCAAATTTGACATCTCCTATTGGATTAAAATTAGAAGTTATAGCTTTGAGTGATCCATTTAAACTAAAGATCGGAGATTATTTGCCAGTGCTTGTTTTGAAAAATGGAGCGCCTATAAAAGGTATCGGTTTTGAAGTTGGGAAAGAAGAGAGTAAAGTCATTACAAATGAATTTGGTATAGCTCAGATCGAGATAAAAGAAAAAGGACTAAATATAATCGCAGCTATAGATAGCGAGCAAGAGTTGCAAGATCCAAATGCAAATACTTTGCTTTTACAAAGTTCCATATCTTTTGAGTTAAAATAA
- the rplU gene encoding 50S ribosomal protein L21 produces the protein MYAIIKHGGKQYKVSEGDFLNLDHFEAEAKSSVEINEVLVVNDGSLKVGAPFVSGAKVVLEVVCEGKDKKVVIYKKRRRKDSKLKRGFRRQYTRVKVSSIKA, from the coding sequence ATGTACGCGATTATCAAACACGGCGGAAAACAGTATAAAGTTAGTGAAGGTGACTTCCTAAATTTAGATCATTTTGAAGCCGAAGCAAAGTCAAGTGTCGAGATTAACGAAGTTTTAGTAGTTAATGATGGCAGTTTAAAGGTAGGTGCGCCGTTCGTAAGTGGTGCAAAAGTTGTCTTAGAAGTAGTTTGTGAAGGAAAAGACAAAAAAGTCGTTATTTACAAAAAACGCAGACGTAAAGACTCAAAATTAAAACGCGGTTTTAGAAGACAATACACTCGCGTTAAAGTTTCAAGTATAAAAGCCTAA